The genomic window ACTCCTTATTTAAGAGATTTCTAAAACATTATTTTACCTTTTAAGACATCCTCTATATAAGATATATGGTCTTATACTTCTTTCGCCTTATAGGATAACGCAAGCTCAACTACTTCTTCAACAGATGGATTGTATTTAGATAAATCATCTGTTCTTGCATTGTAATTTTCAGGGTAAAAAAATAGATTTGCTCCATTAGGATGAGGAACGTTTTTACTGAATAGTTCATAATACTCATCTATTTGCTCTTCCGTTCCTTCAGCATTTACAATTTTATATCCTAATTCTATTAATTCTTCCTTTGTCATATGTTATAATTTTTCAAAACCCATAGGTAATCGGAGATTCAATATCTTTATGAAATAATCTATCTGTTTATGAAGTCCCAGAGGTTTGGTTCTCCTTAATAATCTTTAAAATTAAAGTTTTATTTTCTACAGTTTAATTTTTTAGAATTGAACGTCAAGACTAATCTCTGAAGGAGATAATATGCTTTAATAATTCTACTAAACAATAAAATAGAAAGAGCAGTCTTCAACAAAAAAATATGCTATTAGGAGAACAGATCAAGTTTGGAATGTTTTTATTTTTTCTTCCAACCAAGAATATAATTCCTCTGGAGTATTTAGTCGTTTTTCACATCCTTGTGTAATTAAGTTTTTGGAGTATTCTTGAACTTCAACATATGATATGTTAGAAAAATCTTCAAAATCTTCAACTAAAAACTCATCAGACTGATAGAAAAAAGTGGACATAAAATATCCATATTTGAGGCAATTCAATAAATTATTCCTACTGATTTTATCTTTATTTTCAAGTAAAATACTAAACGGATTTATTTTTAAAAATTTATTCAAGATGATCAAATCATCATATTCATATAGATCGATAATCCTTCCATCCGGATTGTCAGGTATTGCTGGCCTATTAGTGTTTTTTATCAAAACCTCTTGCCAATCCTGCTTTGTAAAATCTATCCATAATTCCGTATTTGATATAAATAAACCTTTAGTGACCTTATATAAAGTCATAGAATATATAAAAGCATCAATCCTTTCTCTTTTGGAGAATTGCTTGAAGTATTCTTTATATAATTCCGAATAATCAATATTAGGATTGCTATCCATCATTTTTATAAAATTTATTGCACTCATATCATTACTTTATTTTTGTTGTAATTTCTTTCCATCTTTACAAATTTTTTTAGTTTGATAATCCTAATGATGATTTTAATTTTCTATCTAATCTAGACCATCATAAAAGTCAGTATTGCTATTTCTTCCATAAGTTCCATCGAAATTCATTTTTATTTATCAGATGTATGATTATATTGATTAATAAAACTTTCTACATACTCAGTAAAACTATTAGCTATCTTTTTGTGATATCTTTTTGGGTCGGAATTATCATCAGTATACCCTTCCATATCTAGCCCGTAAACAGGGGGGTTCTCTCCTTCATCAAAAAAAATGTAATGTATATAAACTCCATCTGATTCTGCGATTACCCAAAACTCTTTATTTATTAAGTTTTTCAAACCATAATCTTCTAATTGTTCAAGAGCATCAGCATTGGCAGATTCTAAAAAATCAAATGCGCCCCCTAAGGCTGTATTAGAATTATGAAGAGGATAAAAGTGCATACCCGTTAGCTCTAGAAATTCTTTGTATGCTTTAGGAAAGCTCTTTTTTATTTTTAATTCTAAACCGTTTATTAATGAAGGATCAACATTGCTATTTTGCCATTTGTTTTTAATGAGATAATCATTAAGATTTTGAAAGTATTGTAAATTCATAATAAATTATATTTTAATTCCATTTTGTTTTAAAAACAGTACGAAGGTTTCATTATTAGTCACGGGCTCAATAATATTCTTATTATTCTTATACATTGGCCTTACTACTTTGATTTCAGATTTTGGATAAACAATAGCTCTGCTAAGAATCTCTCTTTTACAAACATTACACGGATCGTAGGTTGTAAGAATTCTTATTTTTATTTCTAATTTATTTAGGTCAATGTTATGTTCTGTTGCAATTTTGGCAATGTCTTCATCCATTAATGAAGTAATTTTCACCTCAGAGTCATCAATTCTTGATCTCGAAGGATCTAATGCAGAATCTTCAAACATTTCTTTTTGAATTGGTTCTAAAGTTCTTTCAATACCTTTTCCATTATTCATTAGATCTTTTTTAGATGCACTTGCCCAATAATCATGCTTGGAAAAAAGCAGTTTGCCTTCAAACCATATTTCTAATTCTGCATTTGCAATATTTGTGAATCTAGCCTTCCCACTTTTTAATTTTGCTAAAATTTTAACTTCTTCTAATGAGATTTCTACTTTCTTAATTCTATTAGACAATTTACCATAATACCATTCATGTCTTACCTTTCTGAAGTCCAAACCCGCTCTTTCCCTTTGAAAGCTTTTTCTGGCGTATTTTAAATGACTTTCTATTCTCTGTATGTTTAGATTTGTTGATCTAAACTTTTTCCTTTCTTTAATTTTTTCATCTAAAATCTTTCGTGGATCTTCTTCAATCTCTTGTTTAGAGAGCTTTTTGTCTATCTCTTTTTCAGCATTATCAAAAGATTCTTTAACTTCACTTTCAGCCGTTTTCGCTTCCAGTTTCTTAGAAAAATCATCAGACTCTTTCCTCAAAGTTTCATAATAACCTTCAAGATATTTTTGAGTTTGCTTTTCTAGTGCCAACTCTTTTTCTGCTTTGGAAAGATTTTTCAATAAAGAAATTTCCTCTGCAACCTTGCTTGCTTTTCCAGCCTTCAATGCCGGAACTAAAAGAGTAATGATATCTGGCATT from Chryseobacterium wanjuense includes these protein-coding regions:
- a CDS encoding bacteriocin immunity protein, with the protein product MTKEELIELGYKIVNAEGTEEQIDEYYELFSKNVPHPNGANLFFYPENYNARTDDLSKYNPSVEEVVELALSYKAKEV
- a CDS encoding SMI1/KNR4 family protein — protein: MNLQYFQNLNDYLIKNKWQNSNVDPSLINGLELKIKKSFPKAYKEFLELTGMHFYPLHNSNTALGGAFDFLESANADALEQLEDYGLKNLINKEFWVIAESDGVYIHYIFFDEGENPPVYGLDMEGYTDDNSDPKRYHKKIANSFTEYVESFINQYNHTSDK